The stretch of DNA AGATCGACCCACACGAAGCGCCGGTTCCgctcgaggccggcgccttcttccccgcGCAAGTTGATGAAGAGCAGCGGGAAAAACACGGGAAATTCCTTGACAAACACGCGGTATTTGGAGTGGCTGAACGAGGCAACCTGGAAGGAAAGACAAAGAGACGACACTCGGAACCACGCAGGTGACGCCTGCGGGGAAAGACGCGTCTGCCAAGCGCAGCCGGATTGTCTGGGAACGCCGAAaactcctccgcctcgtaAGTCCGCCGCTTGCAACGAACAGGCAGCTGCATAGAgctgcagcgaagcggaaagGATGTCTTTGGACGCGTGTGAAACGAAGCTAGGCAGcgggaaaaaagaagaaatgCCATTCTCTCGACGGcgatacacacacacacgaaaTTGATGCGCTGAGAGCTCCAAGACCACCGCCAACGGCGTTTCGCAGCAGGCAAGCGAAGGCGGACCCCCCCAAGCCAAGTTCTCACCGTGGGAAGGGAAGCAATCCACGAGGACACGACGTTCATTCTCCAtcgctgcttctccgtctccgctAGATCCTCGGGGTCTCcctgcctcggcgcctctcggccGTCTGCCagctctcgccctcgcgacgcctcttctgcgtctcggcCGCGATCGGGCCTTCCCGGGCCCTGCGATGGAGACAGTgcgggggcgaggagacacttGGAGACAAGACCCCACAACTCCCCGGTCTCCTCCCAgacttcgcgcgccgcacacgcctcgtccgcctcccACTCAGGGCCCTGCTTCCTGCCTCGTGGCGGCTTGCGCGCGGCTTGCAAACGGCTCGCTTCCAGCGGAGATGGCGAAACagcgggcgaaggcgaaaaagaggcagccgcgtgggcgcctgcagtcgcggcgcaggcaagcGCCTCTGGGGAAGAACCTGGAGTGCCGCTGTGGGACGCACCGGCACGCGAGGCCACTTCGAAAGCGGCCGACAGGGGCGTCGGttcgccctcgcgtcgctcctttcctgcgagctcctcgcaggttctgcctcgcggctcAGCGCGAgtgccctctgcgccgacggaggcctcggccgccggcgcagcctcgcgcggaggaagtTTCGCCTCACGCTTCCGCTTGGTTGCGTGCTTTCGGGtcgcagcgtcgccgtcgcgctcgccctcgccgtcgcgctcgccctcgccgtcgcgctcgccctcgccgtcgcgctcgccctcgccgtcgcgcgactcgagcgcttctcgctggcgcgcaactccggcagacgcgcccgcagacgtcGAGGAAGCGAGCTCTTTGCGTCCCCCAAAGTCAATGAGATACTGCTTCTTCCGGCCTCCAGTCGCGTTGTAAAAGAGCGCGAGGACTCGGTTGCCGACGCGACAAACTGGAAGAACTCccgaggcgacagagccCTCTTCCGCTGCCGCAACCGACGCTTcagacggcgaggctgaggcgcgagcggcggacgacgacgacgcggcgcacgACGCCGGACGATTAGGTGCAAAGCGGGGCTCCATCGCGCTCGAAAGAAGAGCGCCAAGGCGCCttgaggcggagacgaacgcCCGCGGGCGGGGGCCGCCGAAGACGGTTCTCGCGCCGGAAActgctgaagaagaagatgcTGACGGtgcagcagacgacgcacgccgagcgcgaagcgccggcgacagaACACAGTTCGAGGGAGACAaaaaggaagacgaagacgcgcgcggagcgacgcggagcaagggagaaggcgcagcgagcgggatggagagagaaagagacggTAGCGACAGTGCACAGAACACCGCTGCGCGCCACAGAGGTATCCTCGAAAATCGAGATGGTTTTTTCGGCGCCGAACTCTGCATTTCAGTcttctcgcgccctccgcttAGGATCTCCCTAGGGcgctctctcgtctcccGTCAGGTcgggcgccctctgcggttCTCGCTCGCACGGCCTTCTTAGCTGGGGGGTGACCTGATCCTCCGGAGGCACATGCGCCAGAAACAGGCAAACAATCTTTCAAATTCCCCTTGAATAAAAACCATTTCCACCAATAAgtgtacatatacatacatatacatactAATACGTACACGTTTATTTGTAGATCGGTAGGTATACAGCAGTCACGCAGGGAAGCAAGGAGACTCCCGCTCGAGTCTCAGAACACGCCGCTGTGGCAGGAATACAGGGCTACAGACTAAGGAATCTATCGCAGGCTGCACGCGTGCGTAAGCAGCTTCCTGAACGTAAATCAATATTCATGTATCTACTCGTGAACATATGCATACaaagatatacatatatatagtaCACACGAATACCGGCGGTACGCACGAGCAGAACGCTGAATGCGTCGGACGAAGGCACCTTCGAGACAGGTAGTCATTGGACTTCGAGGTTCAGAGAGTAAAGGAGGATCACGGAAGGTGCGCCTATCGATTGCCGTCTGCGAGGACGCCCTCCGGGCCGCGAAACTCAGCCGCGCGGTGCATGAGCAGAGAAGAGTCTTACGCGGCTGAGAGCGCGGCCCAGAAGgcaggagacagacgagaTGAAGCGCGAACGGGGTTACAGAGGGCTCTGAAATATTCCAAACTTTTTTCAATGGGAACCAGTTTTCTTTTTCGTGAATTTTTCGCCGCAACCGCAGCCAAGCGGCGAAaccagctgcatgcgcgcgtttTCATCGCATGCTCTTCTGGGAActatatactacgagttggactactggtgtagatcttgaaggtctttgtttaccaGATCCAAGTTCTTTTGcgcttttcatgaccattGTGTGAAGTacattagcagagcatagttaagatgataactattgtggatagAGAACCCACTGAACACCATGTGTCAATAGAACAGAGGTAGCTCCTCAGTTCAGTGTGccccctgcggcgaggcacTCTCTTCGATTCTGCTTTCTTTTCATGTCTCATGCCTTCTTGCTAAGCCGAGGAGACTCCTTTTTAGCTTCTGTTGCTCAGTTTCTACAAATGCTCGTGGgagctgtctccgccctcaGGCCTCGCTAACTGCATGCCGTTTGAAATGTGAAGCCGAGACgagtctgcagccgcagttTCTTTTCGAGCTTTTCCAAGTTGGTTGCCGTcccgcgagaagaagggtCAAGAGTTTCTCCCCGCGTGAGGAGGGGCTCCCTGTGTGAACGCGGAAGCCTACCGCGGTGCTGAGCTCTTTATTTTTCTCCAATTTTTCCACTTCGCCAGTACGCGGACTCGTAGATATGGCTATTCTTCTACAAAGTTTGGTGAGAATTTCAGGGCTTTCAGGCTTCACTCGGGGATAGGTTGACGACACAGCAGCGCCGCAAGGGTGCCTTCGCATGTGTATGGCTGGAAAGGGAGCAATTCTCTGCTCACAGGTGCGTCAGACGCGAACAAGCAGTCGAACCCATTAGTCTCCCGCCTACGCAGACACCATGgttgccgctcgcgcgcctcctcgcttcgcctTGGGCAGAATTCTCGGTGCGGCAggtctctccttcctcggcgGCTGGCACTGCCGACAGACGCTCGCTGAGGCCTCTCGCCCCttccctgcggcgtcgcctgcctctcccgtTCCTCCCCAGGAGCCTGCTGCACccccctcttcctctccttcttcttctcctccttcccctCCTTTTTCTTCATCTTCATCTCCCTTTCCTTCTGAGCGTGGTTTGTTGGTGACGCGCCGACTGGTGGTGCCTTCTTCTGAGTTGCATGCGTTCGCCGGGGTTCTGAATGCGCTTGCGGCCTTCAACACGCGTCAGAGCGGCTTCCTGTCTCACTCGATCTACACACGCGAGGTTTTTTCAACCGACGCAGCGGttccgcccgcgcccgaccccgtcgccctcgaggTGCTGATGTTCGAGGAATGGCTGAatccgctcgccgcgcgagcggcgctcaAGTCTCCGGAGATGAAGCGTCACCTCGAAGAGAGCCGCAAGTGCGGCTGGGACTT from Besnoitia besnoiti strain Bb-Ger1 chromosome V, whole genome shotgun sequence encodes:
- a CDS encoding hypothetical protein (encoded by transcript BESB_061890), with translation MVAARAPPRFALGRILGAAGLSFLGGWHCRQTLAEASRPFPAASPASPVPPQEPAAPPSSSPSSSPPSPPFSSSSSPFPSERGLLVTRRLVVPSSELHAFAGVLNALAAFNTRQSGFLSHSIYTREVFSTDAAVPPAPDPVALEVLMFEEWLNPLAARAALKSPEMKRHLEESRKCGWDLRGEVWVGLAGRDARGL